A region from the Campylobacter subantarcticus LMG 24377 genome encodes:
- a CDS encoding mechanosensitive ion channel family protein: MKKIFLLLFLPFIVLLAQDDIEHLDQKLNELHNNLAYNTWIIKYNNFNIYKKTQEEILALEKEGLKANERNKSIIERQILILKERLELLSEYKSANFSKMVLAPEEVDKIDKLTNPLAIISAYSHIKKLRRDKEEYINLLNSFKQTLDELIKENVLVAEIAKLAPSKEHDEYLKISNQMVRDFSQTLRFGEISYSVYEKKIQEEIEKTTASIKIQSVRAFNIVLTIVIVVAIAFLLKFIARKYIGDNDRFYTANKIINFININMIVLILLFGYIENISYLVTVLGFASAGLAIAMKDMFMSMLGWCVIVFGGSFRVGDRVRVFQNNTHYIGDIIDISFLRITLYEDISLLTYTDNRRSGRIIFIPNNFIFTNLISNYTHHGMKTVWDGLDITLTFDSNHQKALEIIEEIVIKASKGYTKLAKESMNKLRNEYSIRNPKVEPRFFTFLEGYGMRISAWYMTNSYAALILRSNISKEIINEFNKHNDIKIAYPSQNLYMAKHKFIENKEDI, from the coding sequence GTGAAAAAGATTTTTCTACTTTTATTTTTACCTTTTATAGTGCTTTTAGCACAAGATGATATAGAACATTTAGATCAAAAATTAAATGAATTACATAATAATTTAGCATATAATACTTGGATAATTAAATATAATAATTTTAATATTTATAAAAAAACACAAGAAGAAATTCTTGCTCTTGAGAAAGAGGGTTTAAAGGCTAATGAACGCAATAAAAGCATTATAGAAAGACAAATTTTAATCTTAAAAGAAAGATTAGAGCTTTTAAGTGAATATAAAAGTGCAAATTTTTCTAAGATGGTTTTAGCGCCTGAAGAAGTTGATAAAATAGATAAGTTAACCAATCCTTTAGCTATTATTTCAGCATACTCACACATAAAAAAATTAAGACGTGATAAAGAAGAATATATCAATCTTTTAAATAGTTTTAAGCAGACTTTAGATGAGCTTATAAAAGAAAATGTTTTAGTAGCTGAGATAGCTAAATTAGCTCCTAGTAAAGAACATGATGAGTATTTAAAAATATCTAATCAAATGGTAAGAGATTTTTCACAAACCTTGCGTTTTGGAGAAATTTCTTATTCCGTGTACGAGAAAAAAATTCAAGAAGAGATTGAAAAAACAACTGCTTCTATTAAAATTCAGAGTGTAAGGGCTTTTAATATAGTTTTAACTATCGTTATAGTTGTAGCTATAGCATTTTTACTCAAATTTATAGCTAGAAAATATATAGGTGATAATGATCGTTTTTATACAGCAAATAAAATTATTAATTTTATTAATATTAATATGATTGTTTTAATCTTGCTTTTTGGGTACATTGAAAATATCAGTTATTTGGTTACTGTGCTTGGTTTTGCTTCTGCTGGTTTAGCTATTGCTATGAAAGATATGTTTATGTCTATGCTTGGTTGGTGTGTGATAGTTTTTGGTGGAAGTTTTAGAGTGGGTGATAGAGTTAGAGTTTTTCAAAATAATACGCATTATATTGGTGATATAATTGACATTTCGTTTTTAAGAATAACCTTATATGAAGATATTTCTTTGCTAACTTATACAGATAATAGAAGAAGCGGCAGGATAATTTTTATACCAAATAATTTTATATTTACTAATCTTATATCAAATTATACTCATCATGGGATGAAGACAGTTTGGGACGGGCTTGATATTACTTTGACTTTTGATTCAAACCATCAAAAAGCCTTAGAGATAATAGAAGAAATTGTTATAAAAGCTTCTAAAGGTTATACAAAATTAGCTAAAGAATCCATGAATAAATTAAGAAATGAATATAGCATTAGAAATCCTAAAGTAGAACCTAGGTTTTTTACATTTTTAGAAGGTTATGGTATGAGAATTTCTGCTTGGTATATGACAAATTCTTATGCGGCTTTGATTTTAAGAAGTAATATAAGCAAAGAAATCATTAATGAATTTAATAAACATAATGATATAAAAATAGCTTATCCATCACAAAATTTATATATGGCAAAACATAAATTTATAGAAAACAAGGAAGATATTTGA